TTACGTTTTTGTCTATACTCAGTAAACAAAACACGTAAATCATCTGCTCCCATAACATTTTTAAGCTGTGCAACTTCTGATGCATTATAAGCAGTAAGCGGATAGGCTTGTTTACCTTGTTCTATTTCTTTTTTGGTTCTGTTATCTAAACGTCCACGCTGATTTAATTCCTTATCAACAATATATACTTTGTTAGTTGCTAAATTAAAGTCTAAGACTTCACTTGATCTTAAGCTATTAAACATTTTTTTAGTATCAGAGTCATCCAACTCAACAAAATGCCAATATTTAAGCTCTCCGTATTTAGTTAATTCTTTTTTAAGTCTATCTGTAGCGTCTGTTGTAGATTTGGACACCAACATAATAACTTGAAACTTTTTAAAACCTTGAAACTTATCGTAGATTAATTCTTTAAGATTAGAGGTTTCAACAACTTTTGATTCTGGATCTTTACCTAAAAAACCTAAAACTGTGATATGATTTTCTAGTTGTAAGTCTGTTGTTGCTGAAGACAAGTTTTGAAAATCAAGGACGTTATTTTTAACAACTTCTAAAGGATTGTAGTTATTAGTAGAAGGATATAAAAACAACAAAAAGATTACTGGTAAAAAAAATAAAGCACCTAAGGTAATTCCTTTTTTCAATTTCTTTTTATCCATAATCTCAATGCTTTTTTTTAATTATACAAAAATAAAAAAGGTGGCTTTAATAAACCACCTTTTAACTATATTTTATATCGATTTCTTTACTTAGAAATCTCTTTTGATAAATCCTTTGTCGTATACATCAAAAACGTAACCTCCTTCTTGTAATAATATAAATACTAAGTAACAAATAAGGAATATTCCTGTCCAAACAACAGCACGTCTTAATCCAGGTAATTCATCACGCATGTGCATGAAATCCCAAGTAATATAATATGCTTTAACAATTGTTAAGATGATAAAAATCCAGTTTAAAAGTTTCATCCCTAACACAACGTTGGTTCCCCAAGATGGTTTGTAGATACCTAAAACAACCTCTACAGCTGTAATGATAGATAACAAGATTAAAACTCCCCAAATTTTTTGAGTATTAGATTTAAACTTAATTAATCCTCTAAATATTTCTAATTTATGTGCGTCTGCCATGATATTTCTTTTCTATAAAATTATTAAACTAGGTAGAAGAATGTAAATACAAATACCCAAACTAAATCTACAAAGTGCCAGTAAAGACCAACTTTTTCAACCATTTCGTAGTTTTTACGTCTGTCATATGTACCGATAACAACATTAAAGAAAATAATGATGTTAAGCACAACTCCTGAAAATACGTGAAATCCGTGAAATCCTGTAATAAAGAAAAAGAAGTCTGCAAATAATGGCGAACCATATTCGTTTACATGTAAGTTAGCACCTTGAACTACTAATTTACCATTTTCTTTAATTTGTTTTAAAGATTGCTCTCTTGTTAAGATTGTTTTTTCACCTTCTTCGTTAATGATTTGCGTTCTAACTAATACATTAGGATTAGCTTCCATACCTTTAACGATATCGCTTACTTGATAAGCTGGTAAAGTACCTTCTCCAACAAACCAAAGTCCATTTTTACGCTCATGCTCTACTCTGTCTGTAGGTGCAGCAGTAGCAAAATCTGCTATAGATAAACGTTTAAAAGTTTGTTCACCATCCACAGTTACATTTTCTCCAAACTGAAGGATGTTACCACCTTTTGTTTGTACAGCACCAAAGTCTCCTTTAATAAAAGTATTCCACTCCCAAGCTTGAGACCCAACAAATATTAAACCACCAATAATGGTTAAAAACATGTACCAAGTCACTTTTTTCTTGTTTAAATGGTGACCAGCATCCACTGCTAATACCATTGTCACTGAAGACATGATTAATACAAACGTCATAAACGCAACATAAATCATTGGATAATTACCATGGAAAAATGGTACGTGAGTAAAAACCTCGTCTGCAATTGGCCAAGCATCAATAAATTTGAATCTTGAAAAACCATAGGCTGCTAAAAACCCAGAGAATGTTAATGCATCTGATACGATAAAAAACCACATCATCATCTTACCATAACTTGCTTTTAATGGTTGGTTACCACCTCCCCAAGTCTTTCCTTCTGTATCAGTAGTTGCAACTGTAGTATTCATAGTGTTAAATTAGTTGTTAAAATGTGGCACAAAAATAATCATTTTATTCAGTTAAAAAAATACCAAACTCTAATTTTATAGTATCTAAATAAGGTTTTGGTCTTATTAGATCAATATTTTTTTAGTTTAGAAAAAAGTATAAGAAAAAAAACAGGTAGATCCATAGCAAGTCAACAAAGTGCCAAAAGGTTTCTGCTAATTCAAATCCAACCATATTATCTTGAGAATATTTACCTCTTAAGTGATTGATTAACACCACTAATACCGGAATTAAACCCACTAGCACGTGTACTATATGCACTACTGCAATTAGGTAAATATAAGTTACTGTAATATTACTTGTTGGTCCTGTAAAGTTAAATCCTAAGTCTATAATTTGATTAAAACCTACAAATTGATTGTAAACAAAAAATAACCCTAACACAAATGTTAAAGTTAACATTGCAGTAGTTAATCCATTTTTACCTTGCTTTAATGCTCTTTTAGCGATTATAAAAGTAATACTACTTATTACCATTATTATAATACTAATCCAAAATGGCTGAGGCATTTCAAAATCATTAAGCCAATCTGGTCTAGAACTACTTACAATAAATGCACTAGTCCATCCTGCAAAAGACATAATTAAAGACGCTATACCAAAGTACAACATCATTTTTTTTGCGCGTCCTGTTTTTTCTTCTAAAGTCCCTTGAGTTAAATCCATTTTATCTTATAAATTTATCAATAACGTATACAATCTGTATTAGTGTAATATATAGTACGCTTGACAACATTAATTGTTTTGCTGCTTTTTCAGTCATTTTTTTATACAATTGAATAGCATAATACAGCATGACTAATCCTAAACTTAAAACTATTATTGCTGCAACGATAGATAATTTTAATTGTCCAGTTACACCAAATACTGGAACAATAGACACTAAAATAGTCCAAACCGTGTATAAAATGGTTTGCACTGCTGTACCTTTATCTTGTTTACCTGTAGGCAACATAAAAAAGCCTCCACGTTTATAATCTTCAAATAAAAACCATCCAATTGCCCAAAAATGAGGGAATTGCCAAAAAAATTGTAAAGCAAATAAAGTTCCTGGTTCAATACCAAAATTATCTGTTGCTGCAACCCAACCTAACATAAAAGGAATAGCACCTGGAATAGCACCAACAAATACAGATAATGGTGTTTTTGTTTTTAAAGGCGTGTAAACGCTTGTATATAAAAATATTGAAATGGCTCCAAACATTGCTGTTTGTGCGTTTATTGAATATAAAATACCAATACCTAAAATAGTAAAAACACAAGCTATTAAAAAGGCTGTATTAACCGTCATACGACCAGAAGCAACAGGTCTGTTTTTGGTACGATGCATTAAGGCATCTAAATCTTTTTCAATAATTTGATTAAAAGCGTTACTGGCTCCAACCATAAAATAACCTCCTAAAGCTAGAAATAAAACAATTTTTAGGCTGATAGTATCTGCTCCTAAAAAATAACCAGCAACTGATGAAAACACGACGCTTAAAGACAAGCGCATTTTAGTGATTTCTTTAAAATCTGATAATGCTGTATGTTTAATTGTAGGGGTTACAGTTGTACTCAAACCAACGCTATTTTTTTTGCTGATGCAAAGATACTGCTAAAAAGGAATTTGGCATAAAAAAACCACAAGGTTTTTGGGCTTGTGGTTTTTTATGATTTAATAACATCAGTTAAAATAATAATTACTATCAACTTCTTTAAATACTGTTTCCCATTTTGATTCTGTTTTTTTTAATAAATAAATTTTACTGATAACAAATTGACCCTCATGAATTGTTTCATATACTATTGCCTTATCCTTTTTTAAATTATAAACAGGAACAGAAATGTCTAACTTTTTGTTTGTATCATAATTAGTAAAAACTATTTTATGGTTTGCTTCTAAAGCCCATTTTTTTGTGACTTCCTTTGTGTAATTAAATGAATCTTTTAAAAATGTTTCTGCCAATTTATTTACACTTTTACCCATTTTAACATAGTAGTCTCTAATAATTGGTTTTTCATATGAAATAACTGAATCAATTTTATAGTAAACTGAGTCGCTTAGATTAGTTTCTTTACCCTCTTTATAGGCATACTTAAACACTGTGTTTTTTGTATTTCTATATCTAAAAAATTCTTTTATTCTTTTATTGTTAGTTTCTAAATTAAAAAATAAAGAATCAGATTCAGAAAAGTTGCTTTCTGATAAAATTGAACTTAGAATTTTTTCATCTTCGCTCTTTTTCTTACAAGAAAAGATAGTAAAAACTGAAATAATTACTAAAAATAATTTAGCAGTCATCTCCTTATGCATTAAGCGTGTTATCTTGTTCTTCTGTGTATTTATTGTTAAGCTCTTCAGCTGTATTATATCCAGTATCTATTAATAACATAGAAGGTGTGTTATAAAAAGTGAATTAAAAAAAAGTAAAATTGAAACTGATTTTCAGTTTAAAAAGACTAAAAATCAACTTTTACAAATCAAAATACCAATTAAATAAGTCTGTTCTAATCCCAAAATTAATCCAAACTGTACTGTTGTTATAAACCGAAGCTGTTTGTGCTTCTGGATTAAAATTACGATAACTTAAATTTACAAATGCTTTTAAATTAGAGGCTGGATTAACTAAATAGCCTAATTGTGTACTTGCGTTTACAGATGTTGTTTTTATACCTTGACTTATTGTTACTCCTGTATCAAATGGTCTATCGTTATAATCTTGATAGACATCGCCACCATAACTAAAATTATCCATACCATCGTTTACATCAAACCCTCTAATACCTGTTACTAATTTTGCCTCTCCAAACCAACGGTCTTTTTGATAGCGTCCAATTAACACCAACTCTCTAAAATTTGCTCCCCAAAGGTGAGCCATAGGCTGATTGTTGTGCGCATAGTTTAATACTATGGTATTATGAGAATAGGTATATGGTCTTACTTGATTGTATTCTGCTTGAAGCATTAAGTTTTTAACTTTAAAGGCATTGTAATATTTTGCACCTAATTGGAAACCAAATTTGTTTTTCCAGCTTTTGTTTCCTCCTGTGACATCGTTTAATGAAAATTCGTCTAAAATAAATTGACCATATACATTTGCATTATCACTAAGTTTATATTTACCTGATGCTCCTAATATTGCATTACCTGCACCTTGACCGGTTTCAAACTCTATAGCTCTAAAAAATATTAATGGGTTTAGGTAATTGATATCAAAACCTCTGTCATTAGTATTTTCCCAGATTACAGACTCAAACAAACCTAGATTAAAACGTTTGGATACATTCCAACTTAAATAATGGTTTGCAATATATTTTGTTCTGAATGCTTTATCCACCACTGCTGCATCACGCACATCTTTTAACCAAGTCCACGTGTTGGTATATTTAATTTTCCAGAAGGTCGTGTTTAATTTTAAAAAAGGGTAAGGACTTGCCACATCACTTTGCAATAAACTTCTATAACCATCACCTATAAATTGTTTGCCATGTCCAAACTGGACGTTTAAAAATTTAGCAGGTGTATACGATAAATAGGCTTCTGCTGCAGGATAGTCATAAGCATCCTCTTTAAAGCGTTTGGCAATACCACGACCTGGTATAATTGCAGGATCTGGTCCAAATGCTTTTAAACTTTCGGCATATTGATTATAATATTGTGCAAAACGTCCTTGACTTTCAAAAACTGAAGCAGAAAAACTAAGTTTACTTCCTAAACCTCCTTGTATGTACAAGCCTCTAGTATTATTATACGTTGTACCAAAATCTGCATCCGTATCTTTTCCTAATTGTAAATCAAGAATAGGGTCTACTGTAAACCAATAATCTTCGCCTTGTATTTGTGCCAAATGCTCATTCCAAAGCTTACGACCTAACCATGACTCAGCATCTTTTTGAAGCTTTAAATTTTCAGCAGAAAAATCGTAATAATTTGACACATCTTCATAACGATAAGGTTTTGATGCTGTATGACTATTAGTTCCTATCCTATTAATATCCTGATCAAATCTAAAGTAGTTTTCATGAGAAAAAGGAATATTGATTTGACTTGTATAAGCTTTATTGGTATACTTAGTTGTTGCTTTTTGCACACTATCAAACTCTTGCTTTGCTTTTTGTTGCAAATCCGTTAATTGCGCAATTTGATTTAAGTCACTATTATTATCTGTTTTAACATCAGTAATACTAGGCAACACTTGAGGTGTGTTTTTCTGATTTAATGGAAAATATAAATTAAAACTGTATTGCTTAAACGTTGGATTACCATTGTAAGTGGCTGGTTGGATAGTAGGAAAAGCTTCAAAAACACGTTTAGCTTCTTCTTTTAAATCTTTACTGTGTGCATCAATATAAATAGTTTTAAAGTTACCGTCTTTGGCGACTTCAAAAATTATTGCCATTTGACCAATGTAGTTTTTATCAATACTATCCGGAAGTTTAAATTCTGAATATATTAGTTTATATACTTCTTGATTAAAGCAATAGTCTAATTGTTTTACCTCAGCATCTTGACAATTCTCAAAACGAGGTGGGATTTGATAATCAGTTGCATCTTGAGCGTACATTGCAGCTGAAGCACATAAAAATAGTCCTAAAATGAACGTCTTCATATTTAGATTGAGGTTTTAATTTAGCCGAAAGATACTGCTTTTTATTAACGCTTTAAAATAGAAAAGTCGCTACCATTAACTAGTAGCGACTTAAAAACTATTATTTATATACTAATACTTAACCTGAAAAGCAATTGGCAAAGTATATAATACTGAAACCGGTTTACCACCTTGTAATCCAGGGGTCATTTGTGGCACTTTACTAACCACTTTTTCTGCTTCTTTTTCTAATCTTTGGTGTGGTGCTCTTGTTTGCACTAACTCAGCTTCTCCAAACTTATTAATTCTAAATTGGATATAAATTTTTTGAACACCTTCCTTTAAACCCAATTCTGCTCCTAATCCAGCATCAAATCTACGTTTTACAATTTTTGTAAGGTTATCAGACATACATTTACGTCTTTCGTCATTTGTCGTTGCACTTTCACAACCTGGAAAAATAGGCATAACTTCGACCTTCTCAAATGGTAATTCCATATCTGGATCTACTTTTGGAGGATCCAAAGCGCCTAAATCCACTGTAACATTACCTTTTGGTTTTGTTGGCTTTACTATTTCTGTAATCAAATTATCTGTCTCCTTTTTATCAGGCGTATCGTTATCAATAATTTCGGGTTTGATAATATGAACTGGTTTGGTTTTTACAGGCTCAGACGTTTCTATAGCATCAGGCTCTACTAAAACTGAAGGCGCAAACATAGCATCATTTTCAGAATCTACGTATGCTGTTAGTGGTATAATGTAATCATTAGACTGAAAACGCATTTCTAATGCTCCATAGGCAGCCAATAGACACATAATTAACCCAATCTGGAAGTACAACGATGAGTTTTTTTGTAAATTTACATCATGCTTTTGTGATTTTTGCACGTTTTTCTCATTTTGGCGAGTGAGATCACGAGATTCTTTCGAATTTTTCATAATATATATAGTTTAAATGTTAATGTTATGACAAAATCACAATAAGCATACCAAAAACAAAAATCCCGTTACTTAATTGCAACGGGATTTTTAATATATATGGAATATGTATTACTCTACTTTGAAAGTAATTGGTAATCCGTAAGGTACATTTACTGCTTTACCTCTTTGTCTACCTGCTTTCATTTTAGGCAACTTACCAATAACTCTTTTAGCTTCAGCTTCTAATTTAGGGTGTGGTGCTCTTGCTTGAATGTTTACAATGTTACCAGTTTTATCAATTTTAAAACCAACATTTATTCTTTTAATACCACTATCTAAACCTAACTCTTGTGCTAAGTCATTGTTAAAATTCTTTCTTACAAACTTTCCGATTTTCTCAGACATGCATTTTTTCTTTGCATTGTTGTTAGGCTCTCCTTCACAACCTGGATATACTGGTACATTTTCAATAATTGAAAATGGTACATCTACATCTTCTTCTACTGCTTCAACCTCAACATCTGCAATTTCGATCTCAACTACTTCTTCTTGAGTAGTTTCAGTAGATTCTATAATTGTTTCTTCCACATCCTCTTCATCTTCAACAACCTCAATTACTTCTGGAGCTGCAGGTGGTGGTGGTGGTGGTGGTGGTGTGTTAAGCATTTCTGTAATTGGAACATCATCATCATCTTCGTTATCAAAAACTAATTGTCCTATATCAATATCTGACTTATCAGTTGTTGTATAATTGATTGCTGAGTAAGATAAAAATAGCATTAATGCTAGTCCTACTGCTACGTAAAGAGAACTATTACGTCCTACATCTGCTTTTGTATTTTTCTTAGATTCCATATCTGTAAATTTAAACTGAATGCTAAAATAACTATTTATTTGTCAAAAAAACAAGGTATTAGTTGTTTTTAACTTTCAAGTTTGTAATTAAATTAATTAATAACACTGCTAATAGTGTTCCTATAACATTTGCTATAACGTCTTTGTAGTCTGCTTGTCTAGTTTGTGTTGTCACCTCTTGTAATATCTCAATAATTATGCCAAATGCTATGGAAAAAATTACTGTTATCTTAATGGCTTGAGGTTTACTTTTTTTAAAGGTTGTAAAAAAAGTATAAAACCATAAGCAAGTAAAAACAAAATAAGCAGCTGCATGAATTACTTTATCATTATTGTTTGGCATTTCTATAACACCCTTTACCGTTATCAAACATGATACTAGTAAAGCAATGCTATAACCAATACTAATGACAGGAAGTAATTTACGCACCAATTAAAGCCTTATAGTCGTCTGCTGATAATAACTTGTCTAATTGAGAGGCATCAGATACTTTTACTTTAACCATCCAACCGTCACCATAAGGATCTGTGTTTACTTTTTCTGGCTCATCTTCCAACGTATCGTTAAAAGCTACAATTTCTCCAGATACAGGTAAAAATAAATCTGAAACTGTTTTTACAGCTTCAACTGTACCAAATACTTCATCAGCCTCAAGAGTTTCATCTAACGTTTCTACTTCAACGTAAACGATATCTCCTAATTCGCTTTGTGCAAAATCTGTAATTCCAACGGTAATTTGGTCTCCTTCAATTTTAACCCACTCGTGGTCTTTAGTGTATTTTAATTCTGCTGGTATGTTCATTATATATTTATTAAGTGAATTGCAAATGTATCTAAATGACTATTAATTTCAAACAATGCTTTCTTAATTTCCAAAATTATATCGTAACGTTAATCCTGATCTAATAGTTGTTTGAGGAAACGCTGTTGAAATTGCATATTCAGAGAAAGAATAATCAAAATAAAACACACCTGTTAGGTTTTTACTAAAGGCATATTCTGCATTGTATTTAAGACCCCAAATAGTTTGACCGTTTGTAATTTGATTATTTTCTAGGTCTAAATAACGTATGATGGTTTTATTATCTCTTACAGATAAATCTGCAGACATAATTAAATCTGAAACGATCGCTTTTTTAGGACCTGCTAAATTAGATTTAATACGTAAATCTTTAATACGATATCCTAAACCAACAACGTACTCGTTACCTGCTATTTCTGTCATTAAATTATTATCAAAACTTAATGATAGCATTCTATCTTTTCTCATTTCTAATAATATTCTAACCGAATTTTTCATTTCCATGTCAAAACGGAATAACGGACTAAACATCTCTGTAAGGGTTACGCTACTATATAAGTTTTCACTTTTAAAATTTCCTGCTTGATCTAAATCTTCGCTAGGTTGTAAGTCATAATCTAGTCCATAGTCTATACCATCAAAATCTAAATTTGTTCTAAATTGTCCTATACTATAACTTGATCTATAACCATGTGTTAAAGAAAAACGTTTGAAACGCTTTTTAAACCATTTCATTTTCATGAAACCAGAATACTTTACGTCCCAGTTTGGTATTGGCACATTTCTTAATGCTCCAAGTTTAGTTTTGCTTGTATTTTGACCTGTATAGGCACTTACAAAAGCAGGTAATAAGACTTGTTGACTTGTTTTTCCAAATCCTTTAGGATAACCGTCAGCATCAACATCGTTTGGATCTGACCCATTTTGTACTGCTAGTCGTCTAGCTATGTCTAACCTATTGCTTCTAAAGTCATCAAAAGCTTGAGAACTAGTCTCGTCACTCTTACCAAAGGCAGTTGGCAATGTAAAAGATGAAATACTAAAATTACCAAATGTATTAGGCGTTAATGATACGTATTGTCCGTTTTCTACTCTGTAATTTTCTGTATAATTTTCTGCGTAAGTCCTAAATCCGACTAAATCTATTTTAAGATCACTAAATGGCTCAAGGTTAGCTGAAAGATCTAATTGCTTAGTTTGGTTAGTAGTATACTGTTGGTTAAAATCAGGAAAAGCAGTTAACCAACCATTTCTGGCAGCTAAATCTCTAACATCACTTTGA
The genomic region above belongs to Olleya sp. Hel_I_94 and contains:
- a CDS encoding gliding motility protein RemB, with product MKTFILGLFLCASAAMYAQDATDYQIPPRFENCQDAEVKQLDYCFNQEVYKLIYSEFKLPDSIDKNYIGQMAIIFEVAKDGNFKTIYIDAHSKDLKEEAKRVFEAFPTIQPATYNGNPTFKQYSFNLYFPLNQKNTPQVLPSITDVKTDNNSDLNQIAQLTDLQQKAKQEFDSVQKATTKYTNKAYTSQINIPFSHENYFRFDQDINRIGTNSHTASKPYRYEDVSNYYDFSAENLKLQKDAESWLGRKLWNEHLAQIQGEDYWFTVDPILDLQLGKDTDADFGTTYNNTRGLYIQGGLGSKLSFSASVFESQGRFAQYYNQYAESLKAFGPDPAIIPGRGIAKRFKEDAYDYPAAEAYLSYTPAKFLNVQFGHGKQFIGDGYRSLLQSDVASPYPFLKLNTTFWKIKYTNTWTWLKDVRDAAVVDKAFRTKYIANHYLSWNVSKRFNLGLFESVIWENTNDRGFDINYLNPLIFFRAIEFETGQGAGNAILGASGKYKLSDNANVYGQFILDEFSLNDVTGGNKSWKNKFGFQLGAKYYNAFKVKNLMLQAEYNQVRPYTYSHNTIVLNYAHNNQPMAHLWGANFRELVLIGRYQKDRWFGEAKLVTGIRGFDVNDGMDNFSYGGDVYQDYNDRPFDTGVTISQGIKTTSVNASTQLGYLVNPASNLKAFVNLSYRNFNPEAQTASVYNNSTVWINFGIRTDLFNWYFDL
- a CDS encoding cytochrome c oxidase subunit 3, yielding MNTTVATTDTEGKTWGGGNQPLKASYGKMMMWFFIVSDALTFSGFLAAYGFSRFKFIDAWPIADEVFTHVPFFHGNYPMIYVAFMTFVLIMSSVTMVLAVDAGHHLNKKKVTWYMFLTIIGGLIFVGSQAWEWNTFIKGDFGAVQTKGGNILQFGENVTVDGEQTFKRLSIADFATAAPTDRVEHERKNGLWFVGEGTLPAYQVSDIVKGMEANPNVLVRTQIINEEGEKTILTREQSLKQIKENGKLVVQGANLHVNEYGSPLFADFFFFITGFHGFHVFSGVVLNIIIFFNVVIGTYDRRKNYEMVEKVGLYWHFVDLVWVFVFTFFYLV
- a CDS encoding VanZ family protein, whose amino-acid sequence is MRKLLPVISIGYSIALLVSCLITVKGVIEMPNNNDKVIHAAAYFVFTCLWFYTFFTTFKKSKPQAIKITVIFSIAFGIIIEILQEVTTQTRQADYKDVIANVIGTLLAVLLINLITNLKVKNN
- the cyoE gene encoding heme o synthase, with protein sequence MSTTVTPTIKHTALSDFKEITKMRLSLSVVFSSVAGYFLGADTISLKIVLFLALGGYFMVGASNAFNQIIEKDLDALMHRTKNRPVASGRMTVNTAFLIACVFTILGIGILYSINAQTAMFGAISIFLYTSVYTPLKTKTPLSVFVGAIPGAIPFMLGWVAATDNFGIEPGTLFALQFFWQFPHFWAIGWFLFEDYKRGGFFMLPTGKQDKGTAVQTILYTVWTILVSIVPVFGVTGQLKLSIVAAIIVLSLGLVMLYYAIQLYKKMTEKAAKQLMLSSVLYITLIQIVYVIDKFIR
- a CDS encoding heme-copper oxidase subunit III, producing the protein MDLTQGTLEEKTGRAKKMMLYFGIASLIMSFAGWTSAFIVSSSRPDWLNDFEMPQPFWISIIIMVISSITFIIAKRALKQGKNGLTTAMLTLTFVLGLFFVYNQFVGFNQIIDLGFNFTGPTSNITVTYIYLIAVVHIVHVLVGLIPVLVVLINHLRGKYSQDNMVGFELAETFWHFVDLLWIYLFFFLYFFLN
- the gcvH gene encoding glycine cleavage system protein GcvH yields the protein MNIPAELKYTKDHEWVKIEGDQITVGITDFAQSELGDIVYVEVETLDETLEADEVFGTVEAVKTVSDLFLPVSGEIVAFNDTLEDEPEKVNTDPYGDGWMVKVKVSDASQLDKLLSADDYKALIGA
- a CDS encoding cytochrome C oxidase subunit IV family protein, whose protein sequence is MADAHKLEIFRGLIKFKSNTQKIWGVLILLSIITAVEVVLGIYKPSWGTNVVLGMKLLNWIFIILTIVKAYYITWDFMHMRDELPGLRRAVVWTGIFLICYLVFILLQEGGYVFDVYDKGFIKRDF
- a CDS encoding energy transducer TonB, with translation MKNSKESRDLTRQNEKNVQKSQKHDVNLQKNSSLYFQIGLIMCLLAAYGALEMRFQSNDYIIPLTAYVDSENDAMFAPSVLVEPDAIETSEPVKTKPVHIIKPEIIDNDTPDKKETDNLITEIVKPTKPKGNVTVDLGALDPPKVDPDMELPFEKVEVMPIFPGCESATTNDERRKCMSDNLTKIVKRRFDAGLGAELGLKEGVQKIYIQFRINKFGEAELVQTRAPHQRLEKEAEKVVSKVPQMTPGLQGGKPVSVLYTLPIAFQVKY
- a CDS encoding energy transducer TonB translates to MESKKNTKADVGRNSSLYVAVGLALMLFLSYSAINYTTTDKSDIDIGQLVFDNEDDDDVPITEMLNTPPPPPPPPAAPEVIEVVEDEEDVEETIIESTETTQEEVVEIEIADVEVEAVEEDVDVPFSIIENVPVYPGCEGEPNNNAKKKCMSEKIGKFVRKNFNNDLAQELGLDSGIKRINVGFKIDKTGNIVNIQARAPHPKLEAEAKRVIGKLPKMKAGRQRGKAVNVPYGLPITFKVE